A genomic window from Rhodococcus sp. KBS0724 includes:
- a CDS encoding DUF6049 family protein, whose protein sequence is MALRRAGIAALVMAAVGVTGSLGAGPAHALPTSDNRHVQAPRTSTDGKFLELSIESTTPTTITTTSTPTVVVKGTVKNVGDRPVEDVGVRLQRAPAIDNAADVRDALEFDQAIFDTVGEFDTVATTLERGESRPFTLSLPLRSTTGTSLEISEPGVYPMLVNVNGTPEYGGAARLDDARFLLPVLGVPGATATSTSSSSATAVVAPDTSNPVGVTMMWPLATAPSLVGGIPGSVNDPVRLINDDLATELSDGGRLDALVDAVENATKPEIDTDNKVRDSLCLAIDPDLVITVDNMTRGYLVVDNAADPTGAAHDGRGQDAASNWLQRIKTLAASMCTTSVPFAQADLAAVGTVAHPELTATAIDRPADIVDTILGVTSLRNFVWPDSGVLDSVTVDTLSTRPTTTLVAASSVDSSEAQLSSRITDTVDALAFDTAAAAAFAATGSNPSTPSYIDEDTAPQLETESRVARRQDALGAMAWSALTPTAVPRNQILAPPQLWSADADDAGAMLSMLATLIRSGLATPQSLPALLGTQPGSADTATLEYPERATQDGPQTAVIDTAQAQLPRIDALELSLVDDPQVLLTPRSFTAPLREDLLRAMSSANRRDINILSVRNAERAATIRASNVTTSVNGLYQAVSVVSPGGVYTLASGQSPLLLVARNELPIAINVNLRVDAPPEMKISDIGPKQLPPRGSRQLTVPAEMNDSRKVVVNFSLTTTDGFQLGTPTSVTVRSNAYGRPLAAVTATAGGLLLFLAGRRLWHRYRGQPDPADEGYKRS, encoded by the coding sequence ATGGCTCTACGGCGAGCGGGCATCGCCGCTCTGGTGATGGCCGCTGTCGGTGTGACGGGATCGCTCGGGGCCGGTCCGGCGCACGCACTCCCCACCTCGGACAACAGACACGTTCAGGCACCGCGCACCAGCACCGACGGCAAGTTCCTCGAGCTGTCCATCGAATCCACGACACCGACCACCATTACGACAACCAGCACTCCCACCGTGGTGGTGAAGGGCACGGTCAAGAACGTCGGCGACCGCCCCGTCGAAGACGTCGGAGTGCGGTTGCAACGAGCGCCGGCCATCGACAACGCCGCCGACGTACGCGATGCCCTCGAATTCGATCAAGCCATCTTCGACACGGTCGGCGAGTTCGACACCGTCGCCACCACCCTCGAGCGGGGTGAATCGCGACCGTTCACCCTCTCGCTGCCGCTGCGCAGCACTACCGGAACCTCACTCGAGATCTCCGAACCCGGCGTCTACCCGATGCTTGTCAACGTCAACGGCACCCCCGAATACGGCGGTGCGGCGCGGCTCGACGACGCGCGTTTCCTCCTCCCGGTTCTGGGCGTTCCCGGCGCGACCGCCACCAGTACGTCGAGCAGCTCCGCCACAGCCGTCGTGGCGCCTGATACGTCCAACCCCGTCGGCGTGACGATGATGTGGCCGCTCGCTACGGCTCCCAGCCTGGTCGGCGGAATCCCCGGATCCGTCAACGACCCCGTGCGTCTGATCAACGACGACCTCGCCACCGAACTCTCGGACGGCGGCCGCCTCGACGCGCTTGTCGACGCCGTCGAAAACGCCACGAAACCCGAGATCGACACCGACAACAAGGTGCGAGATTCACTGTGCCTCGCCATCGACCCTGACCTCGTGATCACGGTCGACAACATGACCCGCGGTTACCTGGTCGTCGACAACGCGGCAGACCCCACCGGCGCGGCCCACGACGGTCGCGGACAGGATGCTGCGTCCAATTGGTTGCAGCGAATCAAGACGCTGGCAGCATCGATGTGCACAACATCCGTCCCGTTCGCGCAAGCCGATCTCGCGGCAGTCGGTACCGTCGCCCATCCCGAACTGACGGCGACGGCCATCGACCGACCGGCCGACATCGTCGACACGATTCTCGGTGTGACCTCGCTCCGCAATTTCGTGTGGCCGGATTCCGGAGTCCTCGACTCCGTCACCGTCGACACACTGAGCACCCGGCCGACAACCACCCTCGTCGCGGCCTCGTCCGTGGATTCGAGCGAGGCGCAACTGTCGTCCCGCATCACCGACACTGTCGACGCACTTGCCTTCGACACGGCGGCGGCAGCAGCTTTTGCCGCGACCGGATCCAACCCGTCGACGCCGTCGTACATCGACGAGGACACCGCGCCGCAACTCGAAACGGAATCGCGGGTTGCCCGGCGCCAGGACGCACTCGGTGCCATGGCGTGGTCCGCGTTGACTCCCACCGCCGTGCCGCGCAATCAGATTCTGGCGCCGCCGCAACTGTGGAGCGCCGACGCGGACGACGCCGGCGCAATGCTGTCGATGCTCGCCACGCTCATCCGATCCGGCCTGGCGACACCACAGTCCCTTCCGGCGCTGCTCGGGACGCAACCAGGCTCCGCCGACACGGCAACTCTGGAATATCCGGAGCGGGCAACTCAGGACGGTCCGCAAACAGCCGTCATCGACACCGCACAGGCTCAACTACCGCGGATCGACGCTCTCGAACTCTCACTCGTCGACGACCCGCAGGTTCTCCTCACTCCGCGCTCCTTCACCGCGCCGCTTCGTGAGGATCTGCTGCGCGCGATGAGTTCGGCCAATCGGCGCGACATCAACATCTTGTCCGTCCGCAACGCCGAACGCGCTGCAACCATCCGCGCGAGCAATGTGACCACCAGCGTCAACGGCCTCTATCAAGCCGTCAGCGTCGTATCGCCGGGCGGCGTGTACACACTGGCGTCGGGGCAGAGCCCGCTGCTCCTCGTGGCACGCAACGAACTGCCGATCGCCATCAACGTCAACCTGCGGGTGGACGCGCCGCCGGAGATGAAGATCAGTGACATCGGTCCCAAACAATTGCCGCCGCGCGGTAGCCGACAATTGACTGTGCCAGCGGAAATGAACGATTCTCGCAAGGTGGTCGTGAACTTCTCGCTCACCACCACCGACGGGTTCCAATTGGGCACCCCGACCAGCGTGACCGTACGGTCGAATGCATACGGTCGTCCGTTGGCCGCTGTGACTGCCACAGCAGGAGGATTGTTGTTGTTCTTGGCCGGACGACGGCTGTGGCATCGATATCGGGGTCAGC